In Caloramator mitchellensis, one DNA window encodes the following:
- a CDS encoding single-stranded DNA-binding protein, which translates to MQNLFLSNKAYIEGKIVSPLTLSHEIFGERFLTFMIEVPRLSETVDVLPVTVSERLLTNVNTSIGTLVSVDGQIRSYNRVIDGSSRLLLTLFARDIKEIETLSDSPNVISLDGYVCKAPVYRTTPFGREITDILIAVNRAYNKSDYIPAIAWGRNARFSSQFEVGTHIRLWGRMQSREYEKKLSEDNVIKRTAYEVSISKLEKVSDE; encoded by the coding sequence ATGCAAAACCTTTTCTTATCAAACAAAGCCTATATTGAAGGCAAAATTGTTTCACCTTTAACTTTAAGCCATGAAATATTTGGCGAAAGATTTTTAACCTTTATGATTGAGGTGCCAAGGTTAAGCGAAACAGTAGATGTGCTTCCTGTAACTGTTTCGGAAAGACTTCTTACAAATGTTAATACATCAATAGGAACTTTAGTGTCTGTTGATGGTCAAATAAGGTCTTATAATAGAGTTATCGATGGAAGCAGTAGATTACTATTAACATTATTTGCAAGAGATATAAAAGAAATTGAGACACTTTCAGACAGCCCAAACGTTATAAGTCTTGATGGCTATGTATGTAAAGCTCCAGTTTACAGAACTACTCCATTTGGTAGAGAAATAACAGATATCTTAATTGCTGTTAACAGAGCTTATAACAAATCTGACTACATACCAGCAATTGCGTGGGGTAGAAATGCAAGATTCTCAAGTCAGTTTGAAGTAGGAACTCATATCCGTCTGTGGGGGAGAATGCAGAGCCGTGAATATGAGAAGAAGCTATCAGAAGACAATGTAATAAAGAGAACTGCATATGAAGTTTCAATTTCTAAATTAGAAAAAGTAAGCGATGAGTGA
- the pdaB gene encoding polysaccharide deacetylase family sporulation protein PdaB, translating into MKVIIFTKKSVFKSLAVVFIFLFSVFYAATGKYELLNVFLNTQRELPIYCVDTSDKKVAITFDAAWGDEYTDQILDILEKNGVKATFFLVGGWVDKYPEKVKNIFDKGHEIGNHSTTHPHFSQLSPYKMKEEIFKTSEKIRRITGKETNLFRPPFGDYNSLVVKTVKEAGHYCIQWDVDSIDWKDPGEEVIYNRVVSRVTNGSIVLFHNYAKQTPLVLDRIIKELKKKGFQFVTISELIYKENFYIDHTGRQKLIENNKAGM; encoded by the coding sequence GTGAAGGTAATAATTTTCACAAAAAAGTCAGTTTTTAAATCACTAGCAGTAGTTTTTATTTTTTTATTTTCAGTATTTTATGCTGCAACTGGAAAGTATGAACTACTCAACGTTTTTCTTAACACTCAAAGGGAACTTCCCATTTACTGTGTTGATACTTCTGATAAGAAGGTAGCAATCACATTTGATGCGGCGTGGGGAGATGAATACACAGATCAAATACTAGATATACTCGAAAAAAACGGAGTAAAGGCAACTTTTTTCCTAGTAGGTGGATGGGTTGATAAGTATCCAGAAAAGGTAAAAAATATTTTTGATAAGGGACATGAGATTGGCAATCACTCAACAACCCATCCTCACTTTTCACAGCTTAGCCCATATAAGATGAAGGAAGAGATATTTAAAACAAGCGAAAAAATAAGAAGAATAACTGGGAAAGAAACAAATTTATTCAGACCTCCATTTGGAGATTACAACAGTTTAGTTGTAAAAACTGTAAAGGAAGCTGGTCATTACTGTATTCAATGGGACGTTGATTCTATAGACTGGAAGGATCCTGGTGAAGAGGTAATATATAACAGAGTTGTTAGCAGAGTTACTAATGGTTCTATTGTTCTTTTCCACAATTATGCTAAACAAACCCCTTTAGTGCTGGATAGAATAATTAAAGAATTGAAGAAAAAGGGTTTTCAATTTGTCACTATATCAGAGTTGATTTATAAAGAAAATTTTTATATAGACCATACAGGAAGGCAAAAACTTATAGAGAATAACAAAGCTGGTATGTGA
- a CDS encoding alpha/beta-type small acid-soluble spore protein — protein MAAGQDFHGRTQLVPEAHKALDNMKYEIASELGVPVYQGSEDYWGNIPSRDCGRVGGTMVKRLIALAEREVANGKIPDKL, from the coding sequence ATGGCAGCAGGTCAAGATTTCCACGGAAGGACACAATTAGTCCCAGAAGCACATAAGGCTCTTGATAATATGAAATATGAAATAGCTTCAGAACTTGGGGTCCCTGTATATCAGGGTTCAGAGGATTACTGGGGAAATATACCTTCAAGAGATTGCGGAAGAGTTGGCGGAACGATGGTTAAAAGACTTATAGCACTTGCAGAAAGAGAAGTTGCTAATGGAAAAATACCTGATAAACTATAA
- a CDS encoding DUF4364 family protein, giving the protein MYRDTTELAENKLLILYILNKIDASITNSYLTQIVLENNLINYFSLQQYISELIESGFIDLTKEINRQLLKITLKGKRTLDFFIDRIPENKTKIIDAYLLEKEIEVQYEYIPRAKFENIGNDYFVDIKLLENDKIIFDLRLRTNSLENANTICENWEKKYSHYYDTILKTLTKEI; this is encoded by the coding sequence ATGTATAGAGATACAACTGAACTGGCCGAAAATAAACTTTTAATATTATATATACTTAATAAAATAGATGCTTCAATTACTAACTCTTATCTTACGCAAATTGTTTTGGAAAACAACCTAATAAACTACTTTTCACTTCAACAGTATATTTCAGAGCTAATTGAAAGCGGATTTATTGACCTCACAAAGGAAATTAACAGGCAACTTCTAAAAATAACATTAAAAGGTAAAAGAACTTTAGATTTTTTTATAGATCGAATACCAGAAAATAAAACAAAAATTATAGATGCTTATCTGCTAGAAAAGGAAATTGAAGTTCAATATGAATATATTCCTAGAGCAAAATTTGAAAATATAGGAAACGATTACTTTGTAGATATTAAGCTTCTCGAAAATGATAAGATAATATTTGACCTTAGGCTTAGAACAAATTCTCTCGAAAACGCCAATACAATTTGTGAAAATTGGGAAAAAAAATATTCTCACTACTACGATACAATCTTAAAAACTCTTACGAAGGAAATATAA
- a CDS encoding bifunctional folylpolyglutamate synthase/dihydrofolate synthase — protein sequence MKYDEAINYIENVGKFGMNLGLERIRRLCELMGNPQDNLKFIHIAGTNGKGSTSAFVSSILEEEGYKVGVYTSPYIERFTERIRINKDEISEVDVVKYIELIIPLIERIVKEGFENPTEFEIITALAFKYFYDKKVDFVVLEVGLGGRYDATNVVNPLVSVITTISYDHMNVLGDTLDKIAYEKAGIIKPNKPLVLYPQMEEARDVIINVANQNNSKIYFVESLIPKINQNSVDGIKFNISGYKEYKNLHINLLGEHQVYNSLTSIMTIEALRDLGINISNKSIYEGLKNAKWPGRFEILNKNPYIVLDGGHNIQGIESLVKSVKHYFEGSKVKIVVGMLKDKEYIKMIEMLFKASDEFITVTPDSPRALKSYELRDIIISYGKNAIAAKDVEEAVKMGLDLVKGNDVLLFCGSLYMIGHARSILKKVLN from the coding sequence ATGAAATATGATGAAGCAATCAATTATATAGAAAATGTTGGCAAATTCGGAATGAATCTGGGACTTGAAAGAATTAGAAGACTTTGCGAACTTATGGGAAATCCTCAGGATAACTTGAAATTTATCCACATAGCAGGCACTAATGGAAAAGGCTCAACTTCTGCCTTTGTATCATCCATATTGGAGGAGGAAGGGTATAAAGTTGGGGTGTATACTTCTCCATATATAGAAAGGTTTACAGAAAGAATTAGAATTAATAAAGACGAAATAAGTGAAGTGGATGTGGTTAAGTATATAGAGTTAATAATTCCGCTGATTGAAAGAATAGTAAAAGAAGGTTTTGAAAACCCAACTGAATTTGAAATAATAACTGCATTGGCATTTAAATATTTTTATGATAAGAAGGTTGATTTTGTAGTTCTAGAGGTAGGACTTGGAGGAAGATATGATGCTACTAATGTTGTAAATCCCTTAGTTTCAGTTATAACCACTATAAGCTATGATCATATGAATGTATTGGGGGATACTCTGGATAAAATTGCCTATGAGAAAGCAGGAATAATAAAGCCTAATAAACCTCTCGTCCTTTATCCTCAAATGGAAGAGGCAAGAGATGTAATTATAAACGTTGCAAATCAAAATAACTCTAAAATTTATTTTGTAGAAAGCTTAATACCAAAGATTAATCAAAATTCTGTTGATGGAATAAAATTCAACATTTCAGGTTATAAAGAATATAAAAATTTGCATATAAACCTTCTAGGAGAACATCAAGTTTATAATTCACTAACGAGTATTATGACGATAGAAGCATTAAGGGATTTAGGAATTAATATAAGTAATAAGTCGATATATGAAGGGTTAAAGAATGCAAAATGGCCAGGAAGATTTGAAATATTAAATAAAAATCCATATATAGTTCTTGATGGAGGTCACAATATTCAAGGAATAGAATCGCTTGTTAAGTCAGTAAAACATTATTTTGAAGGCAGTAAAGTTAAGATTGTAGTAGGGATGCTAAAGGATAAGGAATATATAAAGATGATTGAAATGCTCTTCAAAGCTTCAGATGAATTTATTACTGTGACTCCAGATAGTCCAAGAGCTTTAAAGTCTTATGAGTTGAGGGACATTATTATATCTTATGGCAAGAATGCAATTGCTGCAAAGGATGTAGAAGAAGCAGTTAAGATGGGATTAGACTTGGTAAAAGGAAATGATGTTCTATTATTCTGCGGTTCTTTATATATGATAGGTCACGCACGAAGTATATTAAAGAAGGTCTTAAATTAG